From one Catharus ustulatus isolate bCatUst1 chromosome 1, bCatUst1.pri.v2, whole genome shotgun sequence genomic stretch:
- the LOC117001915 gene encoding feather beta keratin-like encodes MACNDLCRPCGPTPLANSCNEPCALQCQTSRVIIDPSPVLVTLPGPIMTSFPQNTVVGSTSSAAVGSELNAQGQPISGGFGGFGYGFGYGRGFGYGLGGLGCYGRRGGYIC; translated from the coding sequence ATGGCCTGCAACGATCTCTGCCGACCCTGCGGacccaccccgctggccaacagctgcaacgagccctgtgccctgcaatgccagACCTCCAGAGTCATTATTGACCCTTCACCAGTGCTGGTCACCCTCCCTGGACCCATCatgacctccttcccccagaacaccgtTGTGGGATccacctcctcagctgctgttgGCAGTGAACTcaatgcccagggacagcccatctCTGGTGGATTTGGTGGCTTTGGCTATGGCTTTGGCTATGGCCGTGGATTTGGCTATGGGCTGGGAGGCCTGGGCTGCTACGGCAGAAGGGGTGGCTACATCTGCTAA
- the LOC116996367 gene encoding feather beta keratin-like, whose amino-acid sequence MACYDSCRPCGPTPLANSCNEPCALQCQDSRVIINPSPVLVTLPGPIMTSFPQSTAVGSTSSAAVGTELSVQGQPISGGFGGFGGFGYGRGFGYGLGYGYGLGGLGCYGRRGGYIC is encoded by the coding sequence ATGGCCTGCTACGACAGCTGCCGTCCCTGCGGacccaccccgctggccaacagctgcaacgagccctgtgccctgcaatgccaggaCTCTCGTGTCATCATCaacccttcccctgtgctggtcacCCTGCCTGGACCCATCatgacctccttcccccagagcaCCGCCGTTGGATCCACCTCTTCGGCTGCCGTGGGCACTGAGCtcagtgtgcagggacagcccatctCTGGTGGATTTGGTGGCTTTGGTGGCTTTGGCTATGGCCGTGGATTTGGCTACGGGCTGGGCTATGGTTATGGGCTGGGAGGCCTGGGCTGCTATGGCAGAAGGGGTGGCTACATCTGCTAA
- the LOC116996402 gene encoding feather beta keratin-like, with protein sequence MACYDSCRPCGPTPLANSCNEPCALQCQDSRVIINPSPVLVTLPGPIMTSFPQNTAVGSTSSAAVGTELSVQGQPISGGFGGFGYGRGFGYGLGCGYGLGGLGCYGRRGGYNC encoded by the coding sequence ATGGCCTGCTACGACAGCTGCCGTCCCTGCGGACCCACCCcactggccaacagctgcaacgagccctgtgccctgcaatgccaggaCTCTCGTGTCATCATCaacccttcccctgtgctggtcaccctgccaggacccatcatgacctccttcccccagaacaccgcCGTCGGATCCACCTCCTCGGCTGCCGTGGGCACTGAGCtcagtgtgcagggacagcccatctCTGGTGGATTTGGTGGCTTTGGCTATGGCCGTGGATTTGGCTatgggctgggctgtggttACGGGCTGGGAGGCCTGGGCTGCTATGGCAGAAGGGGTGGCTACAACTGCTAA
- the LOC116996344 gene encoding feather keratin B-4-like: MACYDLCRPCGPTPLANSCNEPCALQCQDSRVIINPSPVLVTLPGPIMTSFPQNTAVGSTSSAAVGTELSVQGQPISGGFGGFGGFGYGRGFGYGLSCGYGLGGLGCYGRRGGYIC, translated from the coding sequence ATGGCCTGCTACGACCTCTGCCGTCCCTGTGGACCCACCCcactggccaacagctgcaatgagccctgtgccctgcaatgccaggaCTCTCGTGTCATCATCaacccttcccctgtgctggtcaccctgccaggacccatcatgacctccttcccccagaacaccgcCGTCGGATCCACCTCCTCGGCTGCCGTGGGCACTGAGCtcagtgtgcagggacagcccatctCTGGTGGCTTTGGTGGCTTTGGTGGCTTTGGCTATGGCCGTGGATTTGGCTACGGGCTGAGCTGTGGTTACGGGCTGGGAGGCCTGGGCTGCTATGGCAGAAGGGGTGGCTACATCTGCTAA
- the LOC116996409 gene encoding feather beta keratin-like, with the protein MACYDSCRPCGPTPLANSCNKPCALQCQDSRVIINPSPVLVTLPGPIMTSFPQNTAVGSTSSAAVGTELSVQGQPISGGFGGFGYGRGFGYGLGCGYGLGGLGCYGRRGGYIC; encoded by the coding sequence ATGGCCTGCTACGACAGCTGCCGACCCTGCGGacccaccccgctggccaacagctgcaacaagccctgtgccctgcaatgccaggaCTCTCGTGTCATCATCaacccttcccctgtgctggtcaccctgccaggacccatcatgacctccttcccccagaacaccgcTGTCGGATCCACCTCCTCGGCTGCCGTGGGCACTGAGCtcagtgtgcagggacagcccatctCTGGTGGCTTTGGTGGCTTTGGCTATGGTCGTGGATTTGGCTatgggctgggctgtggttACGGGTTGGGAGGCCTGGGCTGCTATGGCAGAAGGGGTGGCTACATCTGCTAA